DNA sequence from the Butyricimonas faecalis genome:
AACGTTCTCCCCGATAAATCCGATCTCGATAGCGGCCTCCACCGCCGGAGACAACTTGAACAAAGAAGAACGGATCAACATATCCGGATAATTCTCCCGCACGTAAGTATTCAAACGCTCCTCCACCACCGGAGACTGCTCCTTTTTCTTCACTTCGATCAACAAATTCCCGAAATTCGCCTTCGGTCCAAAAGACGTGCTTGCCAGATAATACCGCAATGGCGATCCCCCGATCGTCACCGACACGTTCACCACCTCATCCTGCTCCAGCAAATAAGCCTCAATATCCGACATCATATCCTCCGATTCACGAATACTGAACCCTTCCGGCAGAAAACAATCTGCCCGGAAATAAGGTTTATCCATACTCGGAAAGAAATTCTGTGGCATAATCCCCATGATATACATGGCCACCAAGAATAAACAGACCACCGAGACCATCGTGATCACCTTGCGCTTAATCAATCCCCGTAACACAAAAACAAACTTATTATAAAACTTCGTATCGTAAGGATCTTTACTCGAATCTCCGGAACTCTCCTTCAATATAAAATTACCGAACACGGTCGTCTGCGTCAACGCCAGAATCCAACTTAATCCCAACGAAACCGCCAACACGATAAACAACGGTTTCACCATCTCCGCCACGGAAGAAGGCGCCAAATACAAGGGCAAAAAAGAAAATATAGCAATCAGCGTGGCCCCCAGCAATCCCCATTGCGGAACCGTCGCCCCCTTGATCAAAGCATCCCGCCGACGCATACCCTTCCTAATCAATATTTGAGCATTATCCGTCACCACGATAGCATTATCCACCAACATCCCCATCGCGATAATAAAGGCCGCCAGCGATGTCCGGTTCAACCCGACCCCCATAAACTGCATAATCAGCATCGTACCACCAATCGAGAAAATCAACGACGAACCGATCAGTAACCCGGCACGAGTCCCCATCACCAGTAAAATAATAAAGATCACGATCACCACGGACTCCACCAGGTTCAACAGGAAACCATTGTTTGCCTCCCGCGCGATCTCGTTCTCCGGGTAAAGAGTCACGAGTTCGATCCCCACAGGCATCAACTCCTCCAACTGTCTCAACCGCTCCTTCACCTTATCCCCCGTCTTCACCACGTCACGCTCCGGATCGGTCGAAATACCGATGCCGATAGCCCGTTTTCCATTCACCCGCATCAAACTACTCGGCGGATCCATGTATCCTTTTTCAATCGTGGTAATATCCCCCAGCCGGACCTGTTGTCCCGCCTGGGTTACAATCAGCTGGTTACGAATATCATCCAACGTCTTGTACGTCCCGTCAGCCAATATCTTCAATTCCAAACTCCCCGCCCGTTTCTCTCCCGTGTTAATCAAGGAATTCTGCGACTTGATCGTCTGTATCAAAGAGTTCAAATCAATTCCCGAATTTGCCAACTTCGACATGGAGATAAACACGTTCACCACCTCCGTCTGTTCACCGTACAGGGCCACCTTCTGCACCCCGTCCACGGAAACAAGCTGGGTCTTCAACTTTTGTCCCCACTCCCGCAAATCGTGATAAGAAAAACCCTCTCCGGCCGTCAGCCCGTAATATATTCCGAACACATCGCCGAAGTCATCCGACACGCTGATCATCGAGGCCCCCTGTGGCAATGAAGGTTGTATATTCAGCACCTTACGCCGCAACTCGTCCCACATCTGGGGCATCTCCTCCGGTGGGGTTGCCGGGTTCAACTCGATTTGTATTTTAGACATCCCGTAATAGGAATCCGATTTGATCTTATAAACCCGGCGCATGGATTGAATTTCCCGCTCGATCGGCTCCGTGATTAACTGCTCCACCTCATTAGGTGTGGTCCCCGGGAATCTCGTTATAAGGACCGCCGTTTTAATCACGAAAGGCGAATCCTCCTTTTTCCCCAGCAGATCGAAAGACAAAACTCCCCCGACTAACAATATGGCCAAAAAGAAATAAACCACCTTCGTGTTTTCCAGCGAATATCTAGCTATATTCATCATATCAACCTATTTAAGCAACTTCACCTTTTGACCTTCCGTTATATAATTCGCTCCTGCCACGACAATCGAATCCTCATCCGTGAGCCCCTTCTGCACCATAATCTTATCACTCCCAAACAACTGCCCGATCTCCACGGTCCGGCTGGTCACCGTTTCCGTCTTCGGGTCATACACCCAAACACACGTCTCGTTCGAGGTGGGATTCCTGAACAAAGCACTCATCGGTACAATATAATTACCCTCCACCGGAGTTTCAATCTTCAAATTTACTTTACAAGAAAAACCGGGATATATATTATGCTTGTCCCTCGAAAACCGGGAATCGTCAATCACCAATTTCACCGGAATACCCGTCCCATCAGGGGAGGCATCGATAAATTCTTTCACCTTTGCCTTGAACCATAACCCCTTGTAAGTGTCAAACTCCACGGTCACCGTCATGGGCGTGCGTGTCAAATCAACACTCGTTTCCGGCAACGTAAAACCAACAGCCAGCTTGTTCGGGTTAACCAACTTGACAATCGACTCGCCCGGATTCACTTTCTGGTAATTCTCCACGAACTTCTTCTCCACGAACCCGTCAAAAGGAGCTCTTAATTTCGTGTTTTCCAGCGTGTTTACCGATGTCTCGTAAGCCGATTTACCTCTTATATAATTCGCCTCGGC
Encoded proteins:
- a CDS encoding efflux RND transporter periplasmic adaptor subunit; the protein is MGFKWILYVLVVLLWSGCQGKKDNAYQDIVRPVKVVNVESLGAINKLYTGVVEAEEYSNLAFKLSGPLIAMNVDEGQKVKKGQVIAAVDPLDYRLQFEANKAAYLTAKSQLERNRRLLSMQAISQQEYEIAEANYIRGKSAYETSVNTLENTKLRAPFDGFVEKKFVENYQKVNPGESIVKLVNPNKLAVGFTLPETSVDLTRTPMTVTVEFDTYKGLWFKAKVKEFIDASPDGTGIPVKLVIDDSRFSRDKHNIYPGFSCKVNLKIETPVEGNYIVPMSALFRNPTSNETCVWVYDPKTETVTSRTVEIGQLFGSDKIMVQKGLTDEDSIVVAGANYITEGQKVKLLK
- a CDS encoding efflux RND transporter permease subunit; the protein is MNIARYSLENTKVVYFFLAILLVGGVLSFDLLGKKEDSPFVIKTAVLITRFPGTTPNEVEQLITEPIEREIQSMRRVYKIKSDSYYGMSKIQIELNPATPPEEMPQMWDELRRKVLNIQPSLPQGASMISVSDDFGDVFGIYYGLTAGEGFSYHDLREWGQKLKTQLVSVDGVQKVALYGEQTEVVNVFISMSKLANSGIDLNSLIQTIKSQNSLINTGEKRAGSLELKILADGTYKTLDDIRNQLIVTQAGQQVRLGDITTIEKGYMDPPSSLMRVNGKRAIGIGISTDPERDVVKTGDKVKERLRQLEELMPVGIELVTLYPENEIAREANNGFLLNLVESVVIVIFIILLVMGTRAGLLIGSSLIFSIGGTMLIMQFMGVGLNRTSLAAFIIAMGMLVDNAIVVTDNAQILIRKGMRRRDALIKGATVPQWGLLGATLIAIFSFLPLYLAPSSVAEMVKPLFIVLAVSLGLSWILALTQTTVFGNFILKESSGDSSKDPYDTKFYNKFVFVLRGLIKRKVITMVSVVCLFLVAMYIMGIMPQNFFPSMDKPYFRADCFLPEGFSIRESEDMMSDIEAYLLEQDEVVNVSVTIGGSPLRYYLASTSFGPKANFGNLLIEVKKKEQSPVVEERLNTYVRENYPDMLIRSSLFKLSPAVEAAIEIGFIGENVDTLAALTERAMDVMRECDMVTDIRSSWGNQVPVWEPAYSQERGQRLGITRQSVAYALKIATNGLAIGDFREKDLFMPILLKEDGFDSKNLDNMKTLPVFATQGFTVPLAQVVDSFAYDYHYNVIKRYNRDRVMMAQCDPKRGANTKAAFTEVWDKVKRMEMPEGYRMKIFGEEESQVESNEALAANMPLTFILMFVVLLLLFRTYRKPMVILLMVPLIFIGVVFGLLVMGKMFDFFALLGVLGLVGMNIKNAIVLVDQIGIEQENGLAPLDAVLQATKSRIVPVAMASGTTILGMLPLLFDAMFGGMAACIMGGLLVASLLTIVVLPVTYCLIFGIKAE